The following proteins are co-located in the Candidatus Dormiibacterota bacterium genome:
- a CDS encoding winged helix-turn-helix domain-containing protein, whose translation MNETYRLDRCCVYAEERVLRCGDDIVPLPPKALDVLVALLERRGGVVSKTALMDAVWGHAGIEESNLTQSIYQLRRALQRWDPAVRIETVPRRGYRLVDGAPTGEPRVAAGGRWSRWLAGGLVVAVVVVSAGAAWWHLSRRPPAGVPPSYAMGYYYWSNAKDIADDERAIAYFDRAIGEEPHSALGYAGLADTYLSLAVRTAGTARMIADARSGFHAAREALAIDPSSADAHAAYGQAQSLFGDPAIALRELHRAVELDPTLVEAHTWYGELLMSQGSVRDAAVQFRAALALNGSWTEAGDNLAMLAYLRRDYVRSRAYASQSLAQSPGDRGAAFVLALADGQLDRRKAERELIALEQAGSRRDVAVSALLSYYESEDRDWPQASAALDRAERAVREQGSVSDPSAIVSLAAALAVRHESATALAWLARIDVPSRRLFANDPRLDALRGDPLFARWLHAT comes from the coding sequence ATGAACGAAACGTATCGTCTCGACCGCTGCTGCGTTTACGCGGAGGAACGCGTGCTGCGGTGCGGCGACGACATCGTGCCGTTGCCTCCGAAGGCGCTCGACGTGCTCGTGGCGCTTCTCGAACGCCGCGGCGGCGTGGTTTCGAAGACGGCGCTGATGGACGCCGTCTGGGGGCATGCCGGCATCGAAGAGTCGAATCTCACGCAGAGCATCTACCAGCTGCGGCGCGCGCTGCAGCGTTGGGATCCGGCGGTGCGGATCGAAACGGTTCCGCGCCGCGGCTACCGGCTCGTCGACGGTGCTCCCACAGGGGAGCCACGCGTTGCGGCGGGCGGGCGGTGGAGCCGATGGCTCGCGGGAGGCCTCGTTGTAGCGGTGGTGGTGGTGAGTGCAGGCGCGGCGTGGTGGCACCTGTCGCGGCGGCCTCCGGCCGGCGTTCCGCCGTCGTACGCGATGGGGTATTACTACTGGAGCAATGCGAAGGACATAGCCGACGACGAGCGAGCCATCGCGTATTTCGATCGCGCCATCGGCGAAGAGCCGCACAGCGCTCTCGGATACGCGGGCTTGGCCGACACCTATCTCAGCCTCGCCGTGCGCACTGCCGGCACCGCACGCATGATCGCCGATGCGCGCTCTGGATTTCATGCCGCGCGAGAAGCGCTTGCGATCGATCCGTCGTCGGCGGACGCTCACGCGGCGTACGGCCAAGCGCAGTCGCTCTTCGGCGACCCTGCGATCGCGTTGCGCGAGTTGCATCGCGCGGTCGAACTCGATCCGACGCTTGTGGAGGCGCATACGTGGTATGGCGAACTGCTCATGTCGCAGGGGAGCGTGCGGGACGCGGCGGTGCAGTTTCGCGCTGCGCTTGCCCTGAACGGGTCGTGGACGGAAGCGGGAGATAATCTCGCCATGCTTGCGTATTTGAGACGCGATTACGTGCGAAGCCGCGCCTATGCGAGCCAGTCGCTCGCGCAGAGTCCGGGCGACCGCGGCGCGGCGTTCGTGCTCGCCCTTGCGGACGGGCAGCTCGACCGGCGCAAAGCCGAGCGCGAGCTGATCGCGCTGGAGCAAGCCGGTTCGCGCCGCGACGTCGCAGTGAGCGCACTGCTGAGTTACTACGAGAGCGAGGATCGCGACTGGCCGCAAGCGTCGGCCGCTCTCGATCGTGCTGAGCGAGCCGTTCGAGAGCAGGGCTCCGTGAGCGATCCGTCGGCGATCGTATCGCTGGCAGCAGCGCTCGCGGTGCGGCACGAATCGGCGACGGCGCTGGCGTGGCTCGCACGCATCGACGTACCGAGCCGAAGGCTCTTTGCGAACGATCCGCGCCTGGACGCATTGCGCGGCGACCCGCTCTTCGCGCGCTGGCTGCACGCGACGTAG
- a CDS encoding NTP transferase domain-containing protein: MIYVVLAAGESRRMGFAKVFTPLAGAGAPLERIAALLEARGAVVVVPPERRADARRMAPDMRVVLNAEPERGMTHSLLLGLAAVPQDSPFGVLLGDKPFLRRSTLERMERALDGFDVAYPVDAAGVPGHPVLFSPRARGLVDALPDGDTISVVRDDPSLQRRIVEVADDGAFRDFDEPAEWPS; encoded by the coding sequence GTGATCTATGTCGTGCTCGCTGCGGGAGAGTCGCGCAGGATGGGATTCGCGAAAGTCTTCACGCCTCTCGCCGGCGCGGGCGCGCCGCTCGAGCGCATCGCCGCGCTGCTCGAAGCGCGCGGCGCGGTCGTCGTCGTGCCGCCCGAGCGTCGTGCGGACGCGCGGCGCATGGCACCGGACATGCGCGTCGTCCTCAACGCCGAGCCGGAGCGCGGCATGACGCACTCGCTGCTGCTCGGCCTAGCAGCGGTTCCGCAGGATTCGCCATTCGGCGTGTTGCTCGGCGACAAGCCGTTCCTTCGGCGTTCGACGCTCGAGCGGATGGAGCGCGCTCTCGACGGCTTTGACGTCGCCTACCCCGTCGATGCGGCCGGGGTGCCCGGACACCCCGTACTCTTCAGTCCGCGCGCGCGCGGATTGGTGGATGCGCTGCCGGACGGCGACACGATCTCGGTCGTCCGCGACGATCCATCGCTCCAACGCAGAATCGTCGAGGTCGCCGACGACGGTGCATTCCGCGACTTCGACGAGCCGGCCGAGTGGCCGTCGTAG
- a CDS encoding efflux RND transporter permease subunit: MNLTRLFLKRPTLVFVIVSLMLFGGIVSLATIVKEYFPNVSRPTITVEAGYSGASVTEMRDNIVAPIEENLAGTTGLDNINSVVQQGRARISASFSLSSNEATDLALTEKAVQAAERQLPTNMQAPTVDIRDPGEETVVTLAMYSAKLTPAQLALYANNVVVPQVQQIPGISYADVGGTVTPAYEVEVDPAKLAARNLTINDVINTISAENQRVPGGYAYQPGRQTIIDVRGDVQNIDEVKALPIITAGSAARSSQTAGQTQSYAAGVSGLPGTVDPWTASAQVTRVGDVARVVAGNEPQLQYARINGRRGFFLSVQKTADASEVDASNAFLRALPQLEHEFPAIQFEVINVASRFTQQQITAVTHTLLEAIFLTAIAMLFFLRSWRSAIVVCIAIPTSLAITLTVMKMMGMTIDTISMLAMTLVIGILVDDSTVVLENIERHFRELKQPPEEAAYEGRMEIGAAAVVITLVDVVVFLPIAFIPGQVGRFLVEFALVIVISTLTSLFISFTITPTLAGLWALKSHWKPWRVVEAFGRGFDNVRSWYAHKALPWAFDHRATVVVGCFLSFVLSVALVPLGVVGETFIPPVDRGEIFVQINYPEGTPIDRVRAGAYRLEAAIDNTSDLQHETTVAGAYSASFGGFVVQPDVAQIHIFLKDARKHSTYYWVAQYRTLAHRVLPNVPTSVIPASGTGGGNAQPLDFLVSDLTGGDPTPYAQRVLALLHTVPGATSVNSSAQDLAPEVSVIFNRQKAQALDVDLGQAAEAAGAAFGGNVATQFETRAGLEQVQVIYPLADQTSLATLSAIPIRTNAGNIVHLGDFASFAWTPTPPFITRTNRNTVIHVDANVAPGASLSNVERAFMKQLHSLHLPPNVVVRPAPLGQQDFMHQTLVGMGTSLVISVILVFLLMIALYNSYSSPFIIIFSVPVAAVGAIGALLITHQTLNLFSLIGTILLVGIATKNGILLVDYANTLRGRGRDKLAAIKESAFTRFRPIVMTSFSIVAAMLPLAIAIEPGSSTRSSLAIVVIGGVLSSLVLTLLLIPIIYMRFAPESITASNWPPEADARLAQEAAARA, from the coding sequence GTGAACCTGACGCGGCTCTTCCTGAAGCGGCCGACGCTCGTTTTCGTCATCGTATCGCTCATGCTCTTCGGCGGCATCGTCTCGCTCGCCACGATCGTCAAGGAGTACTTCCCGAACGTCTCTCGGCCGACGATCACGGTCGAAGCCGGCTACAGCGGCGCCTCCGTAACGGAGATGCGCGACAACATCGTGGCGCCGATCGAAGAGAACCTCGCCGGAACGACCGGCCTCGACAACATCAACTCGGTCGTTCAGCAAGGGCGGGCGCGAATCTCCGCAAGCTTCTCGCTGTCTTCCAACGAGGCGACCGATCTCGCGCTGACGGAGAAAGCCGTCCAAGCCGCCGAACGCCAGCTGCCGACGAACATGCAGGCGCCTACCGTCGACATCCGCGACCCTGGCGAAGAGACGGTCGTGACGCTCGCGATGTACTCGGCAAAGCTCACGCCCGCGCAGCTGGCCCTCTACGCCAACAACGTCGTCGTTCCTCAGGTTCAGCAGATCCCGGGCATCTCGTACGCGGACGTCGGCGGCACCGTCACGCCCGCCTACGAGGTCGAGGTGGATCCTGCAAAGCTTGCCGCGCGTAACCTCACCATCAACGACGTCATCAACACCATCTCGGCCGAGAACCAGCGCGTTCCCGGCGGATACGCGTACCAGCCCGGCCGCCAAACGATCATCGACGTCCGCGGTGACGTTCAGAACATCGATGAGGTCAAAGCGCTGCCGATCATCACCGCGGGAAGTGCTGCGCGCTCCTCCCAGACCGCCGGCCAAACGCAGTCGTACGCGGCAGGCGTCTCCGGCCTTCCCGGAACCGTCGACCCTTGGACCGCCTCCGCTCAGGTCACCCGCGTCGGGGACGTCGCACGCGTCGTCGCGGGCAACGAGCCGCAGCTCCAGTACGCGCGCATCAACGGGCGCCGCGGCTTCTTCCTGTCGGTGCAGAAGACCGCCGACGCGAGCGAGGTCGACGCGTCGAACGCGTTCTTGCGTGCGCTGCCGCAGCTCGAACACGAGTTTCCCGCCATTCAGTTCGAAGTCATCAACGTCGCGTCGCGCTTCACGCAGCAGCAGATCACTGCCGTCACGCACACGCTGTTGGAGGCGATCTTCCTCACGGCGATCGCGATGCTCTTCTTCTTGCGCTCGTGGCGCAGCGCGATCGTGGTCTGCATCGCCATCCCGACGTCGCTCGCGATCACGCTCACGGTGATGAAGATGATGGGCATGACGATCGACACGATCTCGATGCTCGCGATGACGCTCGTCATCGGCATCCTCGTCGACGACTCGACGGTCGTCCTGGAGAACATCGAGCGGCACTTCCGCGAGCTCAAGCAACCGCCGGAAGAAGCGGCCTATGAAGGCCGCATGGAGATCGGCGCCGCGGCGGTCGTCATCACGCTCGTCGACGTCGTCGTCTTCCTGCCGATCGCGTTCATCCCGGGGCAAGTCGGCCGCTTTCTCGTCGAGTTTGCCCTCGTGATCGTGATCTCGACGCTCACGTCGCTCTTCATCTCTTTCACTATTACGCCGACGCTCGCCGGGTTGTGGGCGCTGAAGTCGCACTGGAAGCCCTGGCGCGTCGTCGAGGCGTTCGGCCGCGGATTCGACAACGTTCGCAGCTGGTACGCGCACAAAGCGCTGCCGTGGGCCTTCGACCACCGCGCAACGGTCGTCGTAGGCTGTTTCTTGAGCTTCGTTCTCTCGGTCGCACTCGTGCCGCTCGGCGTCGTCGGCGAGACGTTCATCCCGCCGGTCGATCGCGGCGAGATCTTCGTTCAGATCAACTACCCTGAGGGGACGCCGATCGATCGGGTGCGCGCCGGTGCGTATAGGCTCGAGGCCGCGATCGACAACACGTCCGATCTCCAGCACGAGACGACCGTCGCGGGCGCGTACTCCGCGTCGTTCGGCGGCTTCGTCGTGCAACCGGACGTCGCGCAGATCCACATCTTCCTCAAGGACGCGCGCAAACACTCGACCTACTACTGGGTGGCGCAGTACCGCACGCTGGCCCACCGCGTGTTACCGAACGTGCCCACGTCGGTGATTCCCGCCTCCGGAACCGGCGGCGGCAACGCGCAGCCGCTCGACTTCCTCGTCTCCGATCTCACCGGCGGCGATCCGACGCCGTACGCGCAACGCGTGTTGGCGCTGCTGCACACGGTGCCGGGTGCGACGAGCGTCAACAGCTCCGCTCAGGATCTCGCGCCGGAGGTCTCGGTCATCTTCAACCGCCAGAAGGCCCAGGCGCTCGACGTCGACCTCGGCCAAGCCGCGGAGGCGGCCGGAGCGGCGTTCGGCGGCAACGTCGCGACGCAGTTCGAGACGCGCGCCGGCCTCGAGCAGGTGCAAGTGATCTATCCGCTCGCAGATCAAACCAGCCTCGCCACGCTCTCGGCAATCCCGATCCGCACGAACGCCGGCAACATCGTGCACCTCGGAGACTTCGCGTCCTTCGCGTGGACGCCAACGCCGCCGTTCATCACGCGCACGAACCGCAACACGGTCATTCACGTCGACGCGAACGTCGCACCCGGGGCCTCACTCTCGAACGTCGAGCGGGCCTTCATGAAGCAGCTCCACTCGCTTCACCTGCCGCCGAACGTCGTCGTTCGGCCCGCACCGCTCGGGCAACAGGACTTCATGCACCAAACGCTGGTCGGCATGGGAACCTCTCTCGTGATCTCGGTCATCTTGGTCTTCTTGCTGATGATCGCACTGTACAACAGCTACAGCTCGCCGTTCATCATCATCTTCTCCGTACCGGTCGCCGCCGTGGGCGCGATCGGCGCCCTGCTGATCACGCATCAGACGCTCAATCTCTTCTCGCTGATCGGCACGATCTTGCTGGTGGGCATCGCGACCAAGAACGGCATCTTGCTCGTCGATTACGCCAACACGCTGCGGGGGCGCGGGCGCGACAAGCTCGCCGCGATCAAAGAGAGCGCGTTCACGCGATTCAGGCCAATCGTGATGACGAGCTTCTCGATCGTCGCGGCAATGTTGCCGCTGGCGATCGCGATCGAGCCGGGGTCTTCCACGCGCTCGAGCCTCGCGATCGTCGTCATCGGCGGCGTGCTGAGCTCGCTCGTCCTGACGCTGCTGCTGATTCCGATCATCTACATGCGCTTCGCGCCGGAGAGCATCACGGCATCGAACTGGCCGCCCGAAGCCGACGCGCGGCTCGCGCAAGAAGCGGCTGCCAGAGCTTAA
- a CDS encoding bifunctional (p)ppGpp synthetase/guanosine-3',5'-bis(diphosphate) 3'-pyrophosphohydrolase, whose product MTVDELIAKVSSYDPSLDGAWLRRVYETADLAHEGQHRASGESYIAHPLAVAVILADLEMDRQTIAAALLHDVVEDTSVTSEQVAAAFGEEIAQLVEGVTKLTRIPYQSKEDAQVENLRKMFMAMARDIRVIIIKLADRLHNMRTLASLAASKQQAIARETLDIYAPIAHRLGIWRIKWEIEDLCLRYLEPDAYRDIVERVAKTRDSREADVAEAIARLEREFKTLKIEAEIQGRPKHFFSIYSKIKRGREFSSIYDLTAIRIIVESVKDCYAALGAVHAMWPPLPGRFKDYIAMPKPNMYQSLHTTVVGSQGDPLEIQIRTREMHRTSEYGIAAHWRYKEGGKQDQFENKLSWLRALLEWQKDMRDSRTFMENLRLDLFDSQVFVFSPRGDVYPMPAAGSPLDFAYAVHTDVGNHCVGAKVNGRIVPLDYQMQNGDICEILVSKAGGRPSLDWLSIVKTSSAKHKIKQWFRREQRSENVLSGQEALEAELVRHQVRLDAVRGEVTERIAKRMNYGSAADLFAAIGFGDVSLQTVVKRLRDEIRADNVVDLTKIGRRAPARRSAHGGSGVRIAGIDDVLVRLSKCCSPVPGDPIIGYVTIGRGVSVHRADCPNVAYMNATPDRILQAQWSGSTESTHAVDVEVEASDRPQLLQDIMAIFAERKTQVSSVTARVRRDGLAVTSLTVQIRDLDHLHTLLTRLERLNGVRRVYRVTKRERTQSS is encoded by the coding sequence ATGACCGTTGACGAACTGATCGCGAAGGTAAGCTCGTACGACCCGTCACTCGACGGGGCGTGGCTCCGGCGCGTCTACGAAACGGCGGATCTCGCCCACGAGGGCCAACACCGCGCCTCCGGGGAGTCGTACATCGCCCATCCGCTGGCGGTCGCGGTAATTCTCGCCGACCTCGAGATGGACCGCCAGACGATTGCCGCCGCCCTCCTGCACGACGTCGTCGAAGACACGAGCGTCACGAGCGAGCAAGTCGCCGCGGCGTTCGGTGAGGAGATCGCGCAGCTCGTCGAGGGCGTCACCAAGCTGACGCGCATTCCCTATCAGTCGAAAGAGGACGCGCAGGTCGAGAACCTTCGCAAGATGTTCATGGCGATGGCGCGCGACATCCGCGTCATCATCATCAAGCTTGCGGACCGGCTGCACAACATGCGCACGCTCGCGAGCCTAGCGGCGTCCAAGCAGCAGGCAATCGCGCGGGAAACGCTCGATATCTACGCACCGATCGCGCACCGCTTGGGCATTTGGCGCATCAAGTGGGAGATCGAAGATCTCTGCCTGCGGTATCTCGAGCCCGACGCCTATCGCGACATCGTGGAGCGCGTCGCGAAGACGCGCGACTCACGCGAAGCCGACGTTGCCGAGGCGATCGCCCGCCTCGAGCGGGAGTTCAAAACGCTGAAGATCGAGGCGGAGATCCAAGGACGTCCGAAGCATTTCTTCTCGATCTACTCGAAGATCAAGCGCGGGCGCGAGTTCTCGTCGATCTACGATTTGACCGCGATCCGCATCATCGTCGAATCCGTCAAAGACTGCTACGCCGCGCTCGGCGCGGTGCATGCGATGTGGCCGCCGCTTCCCGGGCGCTTCAAAGATTACATCGCGATGCCCAAACCCAATATGTATCAGTCGCTGCATACGACCGTCGTCGGCTCGCAGGGCGACCCGCTCGAGATTCAGATTCGCACCCGCGAGATGCACCGGACGAGCGAGTACGGAATCGCCGCCCACTGGCGCTATAAAGAAGGCGGCAAGCAGGATCAGTTCGAGAACAAGCTGTCGTGGCTGCGCGCGCTGCTCGAGTGGCAGAAGGACATGCGCGACTCGCGCACGTTCATGGAGAACCTTCGCCTCGACCTCTTCGACTCGCAAGTCTTCGTGTTCTCACCGCGCGGCGACGTCTATCCCATGCCGGCGGCAGGATCGCCGCTCGACTTCGCCTATGCCGTTCACACCGACGTCGGCAATCATTGCGTTGGCGCGAAGGTCAACGGCCGCATCGTACCACTCGATTATCAAATGCAAAACGGCGACATCTGCGAAATTCTCGTCAGCAAAGCCGGCGGCCGCCCGTCGCTCGACTGGCTCTCAATCGTGAAGACGTCGAGTGCGAAGCACAAGATCAAGCAGTGGTTCCGTCGCGAGCAGCGCTCCGAAAACGTGCTCTCGGGGCAGGAAGCACTCGAGGCCGAGCTCGTTCGTCATCAGGTGCGTCTCGATGCCGTGCGCGGCGAGGTGACCGAGCGCATCGCCAAGCGCATGAACTACGGCTCCGCTGCGGATCTCTTTGCCGCCATCGGCTTCGGCGACGTCTCGCTGCAGACGGTGGTCAAACGCTTGCGCGACGAGATTCGCGCAGACAACGTCGTCGATCTCACGAAGATCGGGCGGCGCGCTCCGGCGCGGCGCAGCGCGCACGGCGGCAGCGGCGTGCGCATCGCTGGAATCGACGACGTGCTGGTGCGCCTCTCGAAGTGCTGCTCGCCGGTTCCCGGCGACCCGATCATCGGTTACGTCACGATCGGGCGAGGCGTCAGCGTCCACCGTGCCGACTGTCCGAACGTCGCGTACATGAACGCGACGCCGGATCGCATTCTGCAAGCGCAGTGGAGCGGCAGCACGGAGAGCACGCATGCGGTGGACGTGGAGGTCGAAGCCTCCGACCGGCCGCAGCTGCTGCAAGACATCATGGCGATCTTTGCCGAGCGCAAGACGCAGGTGAGCTCCGTGACCGCACGCGTGCGGCGCGATGGATTGGCGGTGACGAGCCTCACGGTGCAGATTCGCGATCTCGACCACCTCCACACGCTGCTCACGCGGCTGGAGCGCTTGAACGGCGTGCGACGCGTCTATCGCGTGACCAAGCGCGAGCGCACGCAGAGCTCGTGA
- a CDS encoding adenine phosphoribosyltransferase, producing the protein MSLESLIRAIPDFPLPGILFRDITPLLKDAKGFRSAIDLFVDRFKGRGIGYVVGIEARGYMLGAPLAYGIGAGFIPVRKPGKLPFSKLSESYALEYGTNSLEIHADALENGDRVIVVDDLLATGGTASATRRLLERLGAKVESFAFLIELDALKGRDALPGAEVVSFIRY; encoded by the coding sequence GTGAGCCTTGAGAGCCTCATTCGAGCCATCCCCGATTTTCCGCTGCCCGGAATCCTCTTCCGCGACATCACGCCGCTGCTGAAGGACGCGAAGGGTTTCCGCAGCGCGATCGATCTCTTCGTCGATCGCTTCAAAGGGCGCGGCATCGGCTACGTCGTCGGCATCGAGGCCCGTGGGTACATGCTGGGCGCGCCTCTCGCCTACGGAATCGGCGCCGGATTCATCCCCGTGCGTAAGCCCGGCAAACTCCCCTTCAGCAAGCTCTCCGAGTCGTACGCGCTCGAGTACGGAACGAACTCGCTCGAGATCCACGCCGACGCGCTCGAGAACGGCGATCGCGTCATCGTCGTCGACGATCTGCTTGCAACCGGTGGAACGGCTTCCGCGACGCGGCGGCTGCTCGAGCGGCTCGGTGCGAAGGTCGAGTCGTTCGCGTTTCTCATCGAGCTCGACGCGCTCAAAGGCCGCGACGCTCTCCCGGGCGCGGAGGTGGTCTCATTCATACGATACTGA
- a CDS encoding DUF4097 family beta strand repeat-containing protein — protein sequence MRRFLAILALTVLALPGCISGDFGGDAVHSTMHERFALAPHAHVRVSNVSGPIVIVPWNRHEIDIVARKHAGNVTALRRTTINVTRDTIPATDVEISTHYQHDGFFFWGESGAGVDYTIHVPRDISLQLANVSGDVSVSGMQGAVEINEVSGEVTASGVGGDLSVNAVSGDVNASMLHMTGNDRAEIQTVSGSVTLAVPPSSNASVSAQSISGGFHSDFPIPSHRQTVGVSADGRIGNGSATISLKTISGDMHLTRR from the coding sequence ATGCGACGCTTCCTCGCCATCCTCGCTCTTACCGTCCTCGCTCTCCCCGGCTGCATCAGCGGGGACTTCGGCGGTGACGCCGTTCACTCGACCATGCACGAACGTTTCGCCCTCGCACCGCACGCGCACGTGCGCGTCTCGAACGTCTCCGGGCCGATCGTCATCGTCCCCTGGAACCGCCACGAGATCGACATCGTCGCTCGCAAGCACGCGGGCAACGTGACCGCACTACGGCGCACGACGATCAACGTCACTCGCGACACCATTCCAGCGACCGACGTCGAGATCTCGACGCATTACCAGCACGATGGCTTCTTCTTTTGGGGTGAATCCGGTGCGGGCGTAGACTACACCATCCACGTTCCACGCGATATCTCGCTGCAACTCGCCAACGTAAGCGGCGACGTCAGCGTGTCCGGCATGCAAGGTGCAGTGGAGATCAACGAAGTCTCCGGCGAGGTCACCGCGTCGGGCGTAGGCGGCGACCTGAGCGTAAATGCCGTAAGCGGCGACGTCAACGCCTCCATGCTCCACATGACCGGCAACGATCGCGCCGAGATCCAAACCGTGAGCGGCTCCGTCACGCTGGCGGTCCCGCCTTCGAGCAACGCGTCGGTCAGCGCACAGAGCATCTCCGGCGGATTCCACAGCGATTTCCCGATCCCGTCGCATAGGCAAACCGTCGGCGTCTCGGCCGACGGCCGCATCGGCAACGGATCCGCGACGATCAGCCTCAAGACGATCAGCGGCGACATGCATTTGACAAGACGCTAG
- a CDS encoding sulfite exporter TauE/SafE family protein, which yields MSASPLLPDAVAFVAGAMNSVAGGGSFLSFPALIAAGVSPIPANATNSAGLWVGSIGGARGYAPELRATRALLVPILAVSIAGSLLGAVLLIRTPALLFTRMIPWLLLFATVTFAASPLVKRHASGTPRNAPWQLVAQFAVSVYGGYFGAGMGILMLAILSFTGFPGINAANALKNVLSVAINGVALVPFIIVGIIDWRFAIPMAAMALVGGYAGAHLFRRLPPIYGRVVVIVIGAVMTTVFFRR from the coding sequence TTGAGCGCGAGCCCGCTGCTTCCCGATGCGGTGGCGTTCGTTGCCGGTGCAATGAACAGCGTCGCGGGCGGTGGAAGCTTTCTCTCGTTTCCCGCACTGATCGCCGCCGGCGTCTCGCCGATTCCCGCAAATGCCACGAACAGCGCGGGGCTCTGGGTGGGAAGTATCGGCGGCGCGCGCGGCTACGCTCCGGAGCTGCGTGCGACTCGGGCGCTGCTCGTTCCGATCCTCGCCGTCAGCATTGCCGGGAGCCTGCTTGGGGCCGTGCTGTTGATTCGTACGCCTGCGCTGCTCTTCACCAGAATGATCCCGTGGCTGCTGCTCTTCGCGACCGTGACCTTCGCCGCAAGCCCACTCGTCAAGCGGCACGCCTCCGGTACGCCCCGCAACGCCCCGTGGCAGCTCGTCGCCCAGTTCGCAGTGTCGGTGTACGGCGGGTATTTCGGCGCCGGAATGGGCATCCTGATGCTCGCAATTCTCTCGTTTACCGGCTTTCCGGGAATCAACGCTGCCAACGCGCTGAAGAACGTGCTCTCGGTTGCGATCAACGGCGTCGCGCTCGTTCCATTCATCATCGTTGGCATCATCGATTGGCGCTTTGCGATACCGATGGCGGCGATGGCGCTCGTCGGCGGATACGCGGGCGCGCATCTCTTTCGCCGCTTGCCGCCGATCTATGGGCGCGTCGTCGTCATCGTCATCGGCGCCGTGATGACCACGGTCTTCTTTCGCCGGTGA
- a CDS encoding XdhC family protein: protein MREIYGTIARRLRDEEPFAVATLIATRGAKASAVGTSLVVDADGSFAGDIGAGCHEGTIVERALAMLGESSTAPVRLPFELDDELLAGTGCGASLDVVVWRPQRAFEETAQAIAAGERDVTFDLDGETIVVGRRPRLLIVGATALAAELTALAQRADYVVTVVDPRPPFATRERHPTADELLLTWPDDPVAVARAQEAVAIAVVSHDLKLDLPALRTALGSLAAYVGLLGNRRVQAARRAALLAEGYERVQIARIRGPAGLDLGGVTDGETAVSILAEMIAVQRERSGEPLSRGNGPIHL, encoded by the coding sequence GTGCGCGAAATCTACGGCACGATCGCGCGGCGTCTGCGCGACGAAGAGCCTTTTGCGGTTGCGACGCTGATCGCGACGCGAGGAGCGAAAGCCTCTGCAGTAGGGACGTCGCTCGTCGTCGACGCCGATGGATCGTTCGCCGGGGACATCGGTGCCGGATGCCACGAAGGAACGATCGTGGAGCGCGCGCTCGCGATGCTCGGCGAAAGCAGTACGGCTCCGGTGCGGCTGCCCTTCGAGCTCGACGACGAGCTCTTGGCGGGAACGGGCTGCGGGGCGTCCCTCGACGTCGTCGTCTGGAGGCCGCAACGCGCCTTCGAAGAGACGGCTCAGGCGATCGCCGCCGGCGAGCGCGACGTCACATTCGACCTCGACGGTGAAACGATCGTCGTCGGGCGCCGGCCACGTCTGCTCATCGTCGGTGCAACGGCGCTCGCCGCAGAGCTGACCGCGCTCGCGCAGCGCGCCGATTACGTCGTGACGGTCGTCGATCCGCGTCCGCCGTTCGCGACGCGAGAGCGCCATCCGACCGCCGACGAGCTGCTGCTCACGTGGCCCGACGATCCCGTTGCCGTCGCGCGCGCGCAAGAGGCAGTGGCGATTGCCGTCGTGTCGCACGACCTCAAGCTCGATCTTCCGGCGCTGCGAACGGCTCTGGGATCGCTCGCAGCGTACGTCGGGCTTCTCGGGAACCGGCGCGTGCAGGCGGCGCGGCGCGCGGCATTGCTCGCAGAGGGCTACGAACGCGTGCAGATCGCGCGCATCCGCGGACCGGCCGGCCTCGATCTCGGCGGCGTCACCGACGGCGAGACCGCGGTCTCGATTCTTGCCGAGATGATCGCGGTGCAGCGGGAGCGCTCGGGCGAGCCGCTCTCACGCGGCAACGGCCCGATCCATTTGTAA